A region of Streptomyces paludis DNA encodes the following proteins:
- a CDS encoding flavoprotein, whose product MYVVVCAAGNAGDVGTLIDAAHADGRDVGVVATPHALGFIDRAAVEATTGYPVRSAWRLPGEPRPLPPPDAIAVAPATFNTINKWAAGISDTLALGIVCEAYGLGVPIAVLPYVNGAQAAHPAYALSLERLHAMAVRVGSHVPHAAGTNGAGSGFRWEEALELLPPKLL is encoded by the coding sequence CTGTACGTCGTCGTCTGCGCGGCGGGGAACGCCGGCGATGTCGGGACCCTGATCGACGCCGCGCACGCCGACGGCCGGGACGTCGGCGTCGTCGCCACCCCGCACGCGCTCGGCTTCATCGACCGCGCCGCCGTCGAGGCCACCACCGGCTATCCCGTCCGCTCGGCCTGGCGGCTCCCCGGCGAACCCCGGCCGCTGCCGCCGCCGGACGCGATCGCGGTCGCCCCGGCGACGTTCAACACCATCAACAAATGGGCGGCCGGCATCTCCGACACGCTCGCCCTGGGCATCGTCTGCGAGGCGTACGGACTCGGCGTGCCCATCGCCGTACTGCCGTACGTGAACGGGGCGCAGGCGGCCCATCCCGCGTACGCACTGAGTCTGGAGCGGCTGCACGCGATGGCGGTGCGCGTCGGCTCACACGTACCGCACGCGGCCGGGACGAACGGCGCGGGGAGCGGCTTCCGTTGGGAAGAGGCGCTGGAGCTGCTGCCGCCGAAGCTGCTCTGA
- a CDS encoding S1 family peptidase produces MRHARRTFRRIARLAAVGGLICGGLMVSNAVAGEADGRTPNGIADGGGANGGDQTASAQLGTGLVSRLGNERTAGTWIADDGRAVVAVTDEDTAEEVRQAGARAKVMRFSMSDLRAATEALGEAPRVPGTAWSVDYATNQVVVRADESVSSADWDRLSVLADTLGGVVRMERMEGSFSTRTNGASPIFNGVGRCSAGFNVTKGQENFILTAGHCGPVGTNWFEDEQRTGPVGTTIERSFPGDDYSLVRYGSGDGARVEGSDSGLVNIGDGQAVRITGLADPVVGQQVFRSGSTTGLRTGRVTALNATVNYREGPVTGLIQTTVCAEPGDSGGPLISQGIALGITSGGTGDCTAGGVTFFQPLTTAMRALGVNLIVDSGGNGDGGNANGANGGAGDGSAANTPASSPAAPPAASGISPGGAGGGGGLNIGGGVGVGGGVGETTTIAGFIDFRALAPGLIIIGGSLLLLMTAHWILSDRVGRNRYRNQYSQSWG; encoded by the coding sequence ATGAGGCACGCACGACGCACCTTCCGACGGATCGCGCGACTCGCGGCCGTCGGCGGGCTGATCTGCGGCGGCCTGATGGTCTCCAACGCGGTCGCGGGCGAGGCGGACGGCCGTACCCCGAACGGGATCGCGGACGGCGGCGGCGCGAACGGCGGCGATCAGACCGCCTCCGCCCAGCTGGGCACGGGCCTGGTCTCGCGGCTCGGCAACGAACGTACCGCCGGCACCTGGATCGCGGACGACGGCCGCGCGGTCGTCGCCGTGACCGACGAGGACACGGCGGAAGAGGTACGGCAGGCGGGCGCGCGGGCCAAGGTGATGCGCTTCAGCATGAGCGACTTACGAGCGGCCACCGAGGCGTTGGGCGAGGCACCCCGGGTGCCCGGTACCGCCTGGTCGGTGGATTACGCGACCAACCAGGTGGTGGTACGCGCCGACGAGTCCGTCTCGTCCGCCGACTGGGACCGGCTCTCCGTACTCGCGGACACCCTGGGCGGTGTCGTCCGTATGGAGCGCATGGAGGGTTCCTTCTCCACACGGACCAACGGCGCCTCCCCGATCTTCAACGGCGTCGGGCGCTGTTCGGCCGGCTTCAACGTGACCAAGGGCCAGGAGAACTTCATCCTGACCGCCGGGCACTGCGGGCCCGTCGGCACCAACTGGTTCGAGGACGAGCAGCGCACCGGCCCGGTCGGCACGACGATCGAACGCAGCTTCCCGGGCGACGACTACTCGCTCGTACGGTACGGATCCGGGGACGGCGCGCGCGTCGAGGGCTCCGACTCCGGCCTGGTGAACATCGGGGACGGACAGGCGGTACGGATCACGGGCCTCGCCGATCCGGTCGTCGGCCAGCAGGTCTTCCGCAGCGGCAGTACGACCGGGCTGCGCACCGGGCGGGTGACCGCGCTCAACGCGACGGTGAACTACCGCGAGGGCCCGGTCACCGGCCTGATCCAGACGACCGTCTGCGCCGAACCGGGCGACAGCGGCGGCCCGTTGATCTCGCAGGGCATCGCGCTGGGGATCACCTCGGGCGGTACGGGCGACTGTACGGCCGGCGGTGTCACGTTCTTCCAGCCGCTGACCACGGCGATGCGGGCCCTCGGGGTGAACCTCATCGTGGACAGCGGCGGCAACGGTGACGGCGGCAACGCCAATGGCGCCAACGGCGGCGCGGGCGACGGCTCCGCCGCGAACACCCCGGCCTCCAGCCCGGCCGCCCCTCCGGCCGCCTCGGGGATCTCCCCGGGCGGCGCCGGGGGCGGGGGTGGCCTGAACATCGGGGGCGGAGTGGGTGTCGGCGGTGGCGTGGGGGAGACGACCACGATCGCCGGATTCATCGACTTCCGGGCTCTCGCGCCGGGCCTGATCATCATCGGCGGCAGCCTGCTGCTGCTGATGACGGCGCACTGGATCCTGTCGGACCGCGTGGGCCGCAACCGCTACCGGAACCAGTACTCGCAGAGCTGGGGCTGA
- a CDS encoding DUF4232 domain-containing protein has translation MLTSCGTQQANGGTSSTASPACGAEPIGDPSELKRDGVEITGVGGGAGACAQFEVTNEGTEPLTYTVTLTFLSPSGEALANPKETVRSVKPGAKVRRTVAASDLTADVTGGAARVRILQVRSVPTTEEPRTGGACPPSGVRLYADQGDAAMGLRVVGLRLENCGTRDYPLNGYPEVQLLGEDHAPVTGVRVLDGNAGIATGTGADAPPTPLTLTPGARAHATLVWRNTTEAGQDPVHAPYARIHAKPGTAPVTVTPEFDLGTTGKLGVGPWQLLDEGEGRARP, from the coding sequence ATGCTCACATCCTGCGGAACGCAGCAGGCGAACGGCGGCACTTCGTCGACCGCCTCCCCCGCCTGCGGAGCGGAACCCATAGGCGACCCCTCAGAGCTGAAGCGGGACGGGGTGGAGATCACCGGAGTGGGCGGCGGAGCGGGCGCCTGTGCCCAGTTCGAGGTGACCAACGAGGGGACCGAGCCCCTCACGTACACGGTCACCCTCACCTTCCTGTCGCCGTCGGGCGAGGCGCTGGCGAACCCGAAGGAGACCGTACGGTCCGTCAAACCGGGCGCCAAGGTCCGCCGTACCGTAGCCGCGAGCGACCTGACGGCCGACGTGACGGGCGGCGCGGCGCGCGTACGGATCCTCCAGGTACGGAGCGTCCCCACCACCGAGGAGCCCAGGACCGGCGGCGCCTGCCCGCCCTCGGGGGTGCGGCTGTACGCGGACCAGGGCGACGCCGCCATGGGCCTGCGCGTCGTGGGCCTGCGCCTGGAGAACTGCGGCACCCGCGACTATCCCCTCAACGGCTACCCCGAAGTCCAGCTCCTTGGCGAGGACCACGCCCCCGTCACCGGCGTACGGGTCCTGGACGGCAACGCGGGCATAGCCACCGGCACCGGCGCCGACGCCCCACCCACCCCCCTGACCCTGACCCCCGGCGCCCGCGCCCACGCAACCCTGGTCTGGCGCAACACCACCGAGGCGGGCCAAGACCCCGTACACGCCCCATACGCCCGAATCCACGCGAAACCCGGCACCGCCCCGGTAACGGTCACCCCAGAATTCGACCTGGGCACCACGGGCAAACTGGGCGTCGGCCCCTGGCAACTCCTGGACGAGGGTGAGGGACGCGCGCGTCCGTAA
- a CDS encoding ATP-binding protein codes for MGRGARCGGGAVSRAPVVCRWKRHARSVGPARAELRKTLALWGLGAVEEAAVLVLSELVTNAVRHAQVAPGREIKTRFSLVAEGLRIEVHDACSVRPERRRVVGDDACEGRGLVIVEALADSWVAADRHGVGKVVWALLRHSEVNDSVGGKR; via the coding sequence GTGGGTCGCGGCGCACGGTGTGGGGGTGGCGCGGTGAGTCGCGCTCCGGTGGTGTGCCGGTGGAAGCGGCACGCGCGGTCCGTCGGGCCGGCGCGAGCGGAGTTACGGAAGACGTTGGCGTTGTGGGGGCTGGGCGCGGTGGAGGAGGCGGCTGTGCTCGTGCTTTCGGAGCTGGTCACCAATGCTGTGCGGCATGCGCAGGTGGCGCCGGGGCGGGAGATCAAGACCCGGTTCTCCCTGGTTGCGGAGGGGTTGCGCATTGAGGTGCACGACGCTTGTTCCGTACGGCCGGAGCGGCGGCGGGTGGTGGGCGATGACGCTTGCGAGGGGCGTGGGCTCGTCATTGTCGAGGCCCTCGCGGACTCATGGGTTGCGGCTGACCGCCACGGGGTCGGCAAGGTGGTGTGGGCGCTGCTGCGGCACTCCGAGGTCAACGACAGCGTCGGCGGGAAGCGGTGA
- a CDS encoding helix-turn-helix domain-containing protein translates to MEFERVAGGGNVMTAPTVRRRRLGLELKRLRENAKLTLEDVGNQSGLSASKISRIESATRGARTADVERLLGIYGVTDRDSDLAKFLLILARDGGKRGWWQTYDLSPVYADLIGLEADASSVNTFEPLLIPGLLQTAAYARAVIGAMSMTATDEEIAPLVEVRMARQSTLTQPQPLKLRAIIHEAALMARTPDPGVMRDQMQRLLDLAVYPHVGIQVLPLGAELNPGGGGGFTTLGFGQPGLDVVLLEHLDSSLYIEEPTEVERYAEAYERLTASALPFDESLSLIASRKGTSA, encoded by the coding sequence GTGGAGTTCGAGCGGGTCGCGGGGGGCGGCAACGTCATGACGGCACCCACCGTGCGGCGGCGAAGGCTCGGCTTGGAGCTGAAGCGGCTGCGCGAGAACGCCAAGTTGACGCTTGAGGATGTGGGGAACCAATCGGGTCTCAGCGCGTCCAAGATCTCCCGCATCGAGAGCGCCACCCGAGGCGCCCGGACGGCGGACGTGGAACGCCTCCTCGGGATTTACGGCGTGACCGACAGGGACAGCGACCTCGCGAAGTTCCTTCTGATACTGGCCAGGGACGGCGGAAAGCGCGGATGGTGGCAGACGTACGATCTCTCGCCGGTCTACGCCGACTTGATCGGGCTGGAAGCCGACGCGTCCTCGGTGAACACCTTTGAGCCGCTACTCATCCCGGGGCTCCTCCAGACAGCCGCATACGCACGAGCCGTTATCGGGGCTATGAGCATGACCGCGACGGACGAGGAGATCGCACCGCTGGTGGAGGTGCGCATGGCCCGGCAGTCCACGCTGACGCAACCCCAGCCATTGAAGCTCCGGGCGATCATCCACGAAGCGGCGCTGATGGCCAGGACTCCCGATCCGGGCGTGATGCGTGATCAGATGCAGAGACTTCTCGATCTGGCGGTGTACCCACATGTGGGAATCCAAGTACTGCCACTGGGGGCCGAGTTGAATCCCGGTGGCGGCGGAGGCTTCACCACCCTGGGCTTCGGGCAACCCGGACTTGACGTGGTGCTGCTGGAACACCTCGACAGCAGTCTCTACATCGAGGAGCCGACAGAGGTGGAACGCTACGCGGAAGCGTACGAGCGGTTGACAGCCTCGGCCCTGCCGTTCGACGAGTCACTGTCCCTCATCGCGAGCAGGAAGGGCACATCAGCATGA
- a CDS encoding DUF397 domain-containing protein produces the protein MSIFIPDATALDVEWRKSSHSGSNSNCVETGVWMAGVVVRDSKNPHAPAVPFAHPAWAAFTAEVKRSL, from the coding sequence ATGAGCATATTCATCCCTGATGCCACGGCGCTGGACGTCGAGTGGCGCAAGTCCAGCCACAGCGGCTCCAACAGCAACTGCGTGGAGACCGGCGTGTGGATGGCCGGCGTGGTCGTCCGCGACAGCAAGAACCCCCATGCACCCGCAGTCCCCTTCGCTCACCCAGCGTGGGCAGCCTTCACCGCCGAGGTCAAGCGTTCTCTCTGA
- a CDS encoding HAD domain-containing protein, which produces MHQIPYLLLDIDGVLIPFPAADRSTPVTHTRHQVHLAGYPDPIRVWLNHTHGPLIANALSTGLVRPAWCTSWRADAPGLIGPLLNLPAFEHIELPRLPLTTSHPDGYLWKRDHVADWLGPAPAVWIDDDFTALDHRWAADRTASGVPTLLIEPDPHAGLQPEHIMAALEWAARLITKDVA; this is translated from the coding sequence ATGCACCAGATTCCGTATCTGCTGCTGGACATAGACGGGGTACTGATCCCGTTTCCCGCCGCCGACAGGTCCACCCCGGTGACCCACACCCGCCACCAGGTCCACCTGGCCGGCTACCCCGACCCGATCCGGGTCTGGCTCAATCACACGCACGGGCCGCTGATCGCCAATGCCCTCAGCACCGGCCTCGTCCGTCCGGCGTGGTGCACCAGCTGGCGCGCCGACGCACCGGGCCTGATCGGTCCCCTCCTCAACCTGCCCGCCTTTGAGCACATTGAGTTGCCCCGCCTGCCGCTCACCACCAGCCACCCCGACGGCTACTTGTGGAAACGCGACCACGTCGCCGACTGGCTCGGCCCGGCCCCGGCCGTCTGGATCGACGACGACTTCACCGCTCTTGACCACCGGTGGGCCGCCGACCGCACCGCCTCCGGAGTCCCGACCCTGCTGATCGAACCGGACCCGCACGCCGGACTCCAGCCAGAGCACATCATGGCCGCCCTGGAGTGGGCCGCGCGTCTCATCACCAAGGATGTGGCCTGA
- a CDS encoding class I SAM-dependent methyltransferase, whose protein sequence is MDVWDAHAAARFTQHPAGPLKPPARMEWTQRPGIGPAAEILGGGDLAGRRIVELGCGAGHNTAHLAAAGATAVGVDRSAGQIRRAIAHYGHTGATFVHADATLHLSRDTGRLDAIFSVFGAIGTTEPSHILGACSHRLTHCGVLVFCVPHPQRTGTIPRSPRTRDTVALPDGATATVERWEIAPAAWARALNRCGLLVTDVQHLHAPADVHRPTTLLISARKP, encoded by the coding sequence ATGGATGTCTGGGACGCCCACGCCGCCGCCCGGTTCACGCAGCACCCGGCAGGGCCCCTGAAGCCACCCGCCCGGATGGAATGGACCCAGCGCCCCGGCATCGGCCCCGCAGCCGAGATTCTGGGCGGCGGGGACCTGGCCGGCCGCCGGATCGTGGAGCTTGGCTGCGGCGCCGGCCACAACACCGCACACCTCGCCGCCGCCGGAGCCACCGCCGTCGGTGTGGACCGCTCGGCCGGCCAGATCCGCCGCGCCATCGCCCACTACGGGCACACCGGGGCCACGTTCGTACACGCCGACGCGACCCTCCACCTCAGCCGGGACACCGGCCGCCTGGACGCCATCTTCTCCGTATTCGGCGCGATCGGCACGACCGAGCCGTCCCACATCCTCGGAGCGTGCTCGCATCGCCTCACCCACTGCGGCGTCCTCGTCTTCTGCGTGCCACACCCGCAGCGGACCGGCACGATCCCCCGCAGTCCACGCACCCGCGACACGGTGGCCCTGCCCGACGGCGCCACCGCCACCGTCGAGCGGTGGGAGATCGCCCCCGCCGCATGGGCCCGCGCCCTCAACCGCTGCGGACTGCTGGTCACCGACGTGCAGCACCTCCACGCCCCGGCCGATGTCCACCGGCCCACCACGCTCCTCATCAGCGCGCGGAAGCCCTGA
- a CDS encoding phosphotransferase family protein, with product MRVWSLSGVERIAFPDGTTAIYKFATEPFTGEDRILRAAGQAGIPVPAVIGSIVRDGVLGMVIEDLGEPVREAEDTDGIASAVALHGASPASMLPVLDDGTLTALPALALDHLRRLRNRNRWTGDTDDIAAALNALAGAAAKRAEGATTAPWGWVHSEFHPTSLHIGENGWRLLDFARAFNGPGLFDLASWHGTVDVTDPDRLRRLIEAYVAAGGHPSALAGRGGLAPESWALGWHRVWAVEWFMEQSLRWINDASKDEAYVNVVRRHLKTAVQLLEP from the coding sequence ATGCGCGTGTGGTCGCTGTCCGGCGTGGAGCGCATCGCCTTCCCCGACGGCACCACCGCGATCTACAAGTTCGCCACCGAGCCGTTCACCGGCGAGGACCGGATCCTGCGCGCGGCCGGCCAGGCCGGCATCCCGGTGCCCGCCGTCATCGGCTCGATCGTCCGCGACGGTGTGCTCGGCATGGTCATCGAGGACCTGGGCGAGCCCGTCCGCGAGGCCGAGGACACCGACGGCATCGCGTCGGCCGTCGCCCTGCACGGCGCCTCTCCGGCGTCGATGCTGCCCGTTCTCGACGACGGCACCCTCACCGCCCTCCCTGCTCTGGCCCTCGACCACCTGCGTCGCCTGCGGAACAGGAACCGGTGGACCGGCGACACGGACGACATCGCCGCCGCGCTGAACGCCCTCGCAGGAGCCGCTGCCAAGCGTGCCGAGGGCGCCACCACCGCCCCGTGGGGCTGGGTGCACTCCGAGTTCCACCCCACCAGCCTCCACATCGGCGAGAACGGGTGGCGTCTGCTGGACTTCGCCCGCGCGTTCAACGGACCCGGCCTGTTCGATCTCGCTTCCTGGCACGGCACCGTCGACGTCACCGACCCCGACCGGCTCCGCCGTCTCATCGAGGCGTACGTAGCCGCAGGCGGCCACCCGAGCGCGCTGGCCGGGCGAGGCGGCCTCGCCCCGGAGAGCTGGGCCCTCGGCTGGCACCGCGTCTGGGCTGTCGAGTGGTTCATGGAGCAGTCTCTTCGCTGGATCAACGACGCGTCCAAGGACGAGGCGTACGTCAACGTCGTCCGCCGCCACCTGAAGACGGCCGTGCAACTCCTGGAGCCGTGA
- a CDS encoding HAD-IA family hydrolase — protein sequence MIHRTGLILDFGGVLTTGVAACARAFDLRAGLPEGTFLSVIAKDPAGSALYADLERGTVTQAEWNKGTAALLGIEGTNLLGRVLQDLHPEPSVIAAAQAARAAGVKLGIFSNSLGMEPYNVYDGYDLAVNYDVVLISEHYKMRKPDPEIYEIMLNLMELPGEACVFVDDTARNLSPAEELGIATILAENPASTISQMEALLGISLTKQV from the coding sequence ATGATCCACCGCACGGGCTTGATTCTCGACTTCGGCGGAGTGCTGACCACCGGCGTCGCAGCGTGCGCTCGCGCCTTCGACCTGCGGGCCGGCCTGCCGGAGGGCACATTCCTGTCCGTCATCGCCAAGGACCCGGCGGGTAGCGCCCTCTACGCGGATCTGGAACGCGGGACGGTCACCCAGGCCGAGTGGAACAAAGGGACGGCAGCGCTGCTCGGCATCGAAGGCACCAACCTGCTCGGCCGGGTCCTGCAAGACCTGCACCCGGAGCCGTCGGTCATCGCCGCCGCCCAGGCCGCACGCGCCGCAGGGGTGAAGCTCGGGATCTTCTCCAACAGCCTGGGGATGGAGCCGTACAACGTCTACGACGGCTACGACCTGGCCGTGAACTACGACGTGGTGTTGATCTCCGAGCACTACAAGATGCGCAAGCCCGATCCCGAGATCTACGAGATCATGCTCAACCTCATGGAACTGCCGGGTGAAGCCTGCGTGTTCGTCGACGACACCGCCCGCAACCTGTCTCCGGCGGAAGAACTCGGCATCGCCACGATCCTCGCGGAGAACCCTGCGAGCACGATCTCGCAGATGGAAGCGCTCCTTGGCATCTCTCTGACCAAACAGGTCTAG
- a CDS encoding winged helix-turn-helix transcriptional regulator: MSDPMNTPGELPVTFRRDCATRTVLDHVTSRWGVLILLGLYRSTLRWGELRTAVDGISEKMLNQNLRTFQDDGFVTRTSHPEVPPRVEYSLTPLGRDLVEHLLPLTGWIAANADSIVGSPSPTVNNARG, translated from the coding sequence ATGAGCGATCCTATGAACACTCCGGGCGAGCTTCCCGTCACCTTCCGGCGCGACTGTGCAACGCGGACCGTCCTCGATCACGTCACCAGCCGATGGGGGGTACTGATTCTGCTTGGGCTGTACCGCTCGACCCTGCGCTGGGGCGAACTGCGCACCGCCGTGGACGGCATCAGCGAGAAGATGCTCAACCAGAACCTGCGCACCTTCCAGGACGATGGCTTCGTCACCCGCACCTCGCATCCCGAGGTACCGCCGCGCGTCGAATACTCCCTCACTCCACTCGGGCGCGACCTCGTCGAGCACCTGCTGCCGCTCACCGGCTGGATCGCCGCCAACGCGGACTCCATCGTCGGCAGCCCGTCACCGACCGTCAACAACGCTCGTGGTTAA
- a CDS encoding MBL fold metallo-hydrolase has translation MKLTKNTHSSVRLEKGGRALVMDPGLFGKPEEAAGANALLVTHEHPDHFNADLVRSLMESNPALELWSQATVTEALSAAFPGRVHTVGNGDAFIAAGFDVKVYGEYHGAIHRDLPKSQNVGFLIDDAIFHPGDALTVPDRAVETLLFPIVAPWSKSEEVVDYIREVNPTRTIDVHNGLLGPAGDMIFGKVIETLTKPETAHLAIGEDINA, from the coding sequence ATGAAGCTGACCAAGAACACCCACTCCTCCGTCCGCCTGGAGAAGGGCGGCCGCGCCCTGGTGATGGACCCGGGTCTGTTCGGCAAGCCGGAGGAGGCGGCCGGCGCCAATGCCCTGCTGGTCACGCACGAACACCCCGACCACTTCAATGCCGACCTGGTGCGCTCCCTCATGGAGTCCAACCCCGCCCTCGAACTGTGGAGCCAGGCCACGGTCACCGAGGCCCTCTCTGCGGCGTTCCCCGGCCGCGTCCACACAGTCGGCAACGGCGACGCCTTCATCGCAGCTGGCTTCGACGTCAAGGTGTACGGCGAGTACCACGGCGCCATCCACCGCGACCTGCCCAAGAGCCAGAACGTCGGCTTCCTCATCGACGACGCGATCTTCCACCCCGGCGATGCACTCACCGTGCCTGACCGCGCCGTCGAGACACTGCTGTTCCCGATTGTCGCCCCGTGGAGCAAGTCCGAGGAGGTCGTGGACTACATCCGCGAGGTCAACCCGACCCGCACCATCGACGTCCACAACGGCCTCCTGGGCCCCGCCGGAGACATGATTTTCGGAAAGGTCATTGAGACCCTGACCAAGCCCGAGACCGCCCACCTTGCGATCGGCGAGGACATCAACGCCTGA
- a CDS encoding IS481 family transposase → MSHPHARLTVHGRRLLIDRVRAGRPVAHVAEEMGISRATAHKWVRRWRDEGDAGLYDRSSRPRTTPHRTPADVEAQICQLRRERKLGPARIGPILGMPASTVHRVLTRHQMNRLRWMDRPTGQIIRRYERSRPGELVHVDIKKLGNIPDGGGHRIMPRQQANGNRQATTDARRGGSPVIGYSFVHTAIDDHSRLAYSEVLANERKETAAAFWERANTFFAEHGITVERVLTDNGSCYRSRLFAQTLSAANIIHKRTRPYRPQTNGKVERLNRTLLDEWAYVRPYSSNTERTEALADFLHTYNYHRCHTALGGQPPISRVNNPAGQYN, encoded by the coding sequence GTGTCTCATCCCCATGCCCGGCTGACCGTCCACGGCAGACGGCTCCTGATCGACCGGGTTCGGGCCGGCCGACCCGTCGCCCACGTCGCCGAAGAGATGGGCATCTCCCGCGCCACCGCCCACAAGTGGGTACGGCGCTGGCGCGACGAAGGCGACGCCGGACTCTACGACCGCTCCAGCCGACCCCGGACGACGCCGCACCGAACCCCTGCCGACGTCGAAGCCCAAATCTGCCAGCTGCGGCGCGAACGGAAACTCGGCCCCGCCAGGATCGGTCCCATCCTGGGCATGCCTGCCTCCACCGTCCACCGCGTCCTGACCCGGCACCAAATGAACCGCCTGCGCTGGATGGACCGGCCCACCGGGCAGATCATCCGCCGTTACGAACGCTCACGCCCTGGCGAGCTGGTCCACGTCGACATCAAGAAACTCGGCAACATACCCGACGGCGGAGGGCATCGGATCATGCCCCGGCAGCAGGCAAACGGCAACCGGCAGGCCACCACCGACGCGCGCAGGGGCGGCAGCCCAGTGATCGGCTACAGCTTCGTGCATACAGCCATCGACGATCACTCCCGACTTGCGTACAGCGAGGTTCTGGCCAACGAACGCAAGGAGACCGCCGCCGCTTTCTGGGAGCGCGCCAACACCTTCTTCGCCGAGCACGGCATCACCGTCGAGCGCGTCCTCACGGACAACGGCTCCTGCTACAGATCCCGCCTGTTCGCCCAGACCCTCAGCGCCGCCAACATCATCCATAAACGCACGCGTCCCTATCGCCCGCAGACGAACGGCAAGGTCGAGCGCCTGAATCGCACCCTGCTTGACGAGTGGGCGTACGTGCGTCCTTACTCCAGCAACACCGAGCGCACCGAGGCCCTTGCGGACTTCCTCCACACCTACAACTACCACCGGTGCCACACTGCACTCGGTGGTCAACCGCCAATCAGTCGCGTCAACAACCCTGCGGGTCAATACAACTAG
- the ribA gene encoding GTP cyclohydrolase II, which translates to MTQITTDSNDTHHDDIVTAPGIERAGDVQLSTEYGEFLAVGYRDLILGDEQIALVYGDVAGDGALTRLHSECLTGDAFGSRHCECGDQLSAALRAIAAEGRGVLVYLRGHEGRGIGLLAKLKAMRLQAEGLDTVEANLALGLPADSRDYRVAAEILHDLGVSSVRLLSNNPLKRAALLRYGVKIAEEVPLLIPPREENIAYLRTKRERLGHHLPHLD; encoded by the coding sequence ATGACGCAGATCACCACGGACAGCAATGACACGCACCACGACGACATCGTGACCGCACCGGGCATCGAACGCGCGGGGGATGTCCAGTTGTCCACCGAGTACGGCGAATTCCTGGCCGTCGGATACCGGGACCTCATTCTCGGCGACGAGCAAATAGCCCTGGTGTACGGCGATGTGGCGGGCGACGGGGCGCTTACCCGTCTCCATTCCGAGTGCCTCACCGGCGACGCCTTCGGCTCCCGCCACTGCGAGTGCGGCGACCAGCTCTCGGCCGCGCTGCGCGCCATCGCCGCCGAGGGCCGGGGCGTCCTCGTCTACCTCCGGGGCCACGAGGGCCGCGGCATCGGCCTGCTCGCCAAGCTCAAGGCCATGCGCCTCCAGGCGGAGGGCCTCGACACGGTGGAGGCCAACCTCGCCCTGGGCCTGCCGGCCGACTCCCGCGACTACCGCGTGGCGGCCGAGATCCTGCACGACCTGGGCGTCAGCTCCGTACGCCTGCTCTCCAACAACCCCCTCAAGCGCGCGGCGCTGCTCCGCTACGGCGTCAAGATCGCCGAAGAGGTCCCCCTCCTGATCCCGCCCCGCGAGGAGAACATCGCCTACCTCCGCACCAAGCGCGAACGCCTCGGCCACCACCTCCCCCACCTGGACTGA
- a CDS encoding creatininase family protein: MSTYSRETTEDVKAANATVAVLPVGSFEQHGPYLPLATDTVVACAIAEEIAAAHPVRLLPPLTVSCSHEHEDAAWPGTVSISAATLHAVVRDIAESLRRAGIDRLVLINGHGGNYVLRNVVQESAGTGTRMALFPGSGDWQAARERAGVRTSSHADMHAGEVETSILLHHSPELVRPGYGTADHLADERPHLLTLGMRAYTESGVIGRPSLGSAEKGKELLAGLADSFAAYHSLLTSGDFR, from the coding sequence GTGAGCACGTACAGCAGAGAAACCACAGAGGACGTAAAGGCCGCGAACGCCACTGTCGCCGTGCTGCCCGTCGGCAGCTTCGAGCAGCACGGACCGTACCTCCCGCTCGCGACCGATACCGTCGTCGCCTGCGCGATAGCCGAGGAGATAGCCGCGGCCCACCCGGTGCGGCTCCTGCCGCCGCTGACCGTCTCCTGCTCGCACGAGCACGAGGACGCGGCCTGGCCCGGAACGGTCAGCATTTCCGCCGCGACTCTCCACGCCGTTGTGCGCGACATCGCGGAATCCCTCCGGAGAGCCGGAATCGACCGCCTTGTTCTGATCAACGGACACGGCGGGAACTACGTACTGCGCAACGTGGTCCAGGAGTCCGCCGGTACGGGTACGCGCATGGCGCTCTTTCCCGGATCCGGGGACTGGCAGGCGGCCCGGGAGCGGGCGGGAGTACGTACCTCCTCGCACGCCGATATGCACGCGGGAGAGGTGGAGACCTCCATCCTGCTCCACCATTCCCCGGAATTGGTACGCCCCGGATATGGGACCGCGGACCATCTCGCCGACGAACGGCCGCATTTGCTCACGCTCGGTATGCGGGCCTATACGGAGTCCGGTGTCATCGGGCGCCCGTCCCTCGGCTCCGCCGAGAAAGGAAAGGAATTGCTCGCCGGCCTTGCGGATTCCTTCGCCGCGTATCACTCGCTGCTCACGTCTGGGGATTTCCGTTGA